One Thioclava sp. ES.031 genomic window, GAACGAGATGAACGCGCCGATCGAGCTGATGTAGTTCCAGGTGGCGAAAGCCTCCGGATAGTCGATGTAGCGGCGCGGCATGCCCTGACGGCCGAGGAAGTGCTGCGGGAAGAAGATCAGGTTGGACCCGATGAACATCATCCAGAAGTGCAGCTTACCGGCCCATTCCGGGTATTGGCGGCCCGACATCTTGCCGATCCAGAAGTAGACGCCCGCGAAGATCGCAAACACCGCCCCCAGCGACATCACATAGTGGAAGTGCGCCACGACGTAATAGGTGTCGTGATAGACCCGGTCGAGCGGCGCCTGCGACAGCACCACGCCGGTCACGCCGCCGATGGTGAACAGGAACAGGAAGCCGATCGCCCAGAGCATCGGTGTCTTGAACTCGATCGAGCCGCCCCACATCGTCGCGATCCAGCTGAACACCTTCACGCCCGTTGGCACCGCGATCACCATCGTCGCCACCATGAAGTAGCTTTGCTGGGTCAGCGACAGGCCCACCGTGTACATGTGGTGCGCCCAGACGACGAAGCCCAGAACACCGATCGCCACCATCGCATAGACCATCGGCAGGTAGCCGAAGACCGGCTTCTTCGAGAAGGTCGCGATGACGTGGCTGATGATGCCGAAGCCCGGCAGGATGATGATGTAGACCTCGGGGTGTCCGAAGAACCACAGGATGTGCTGGTAGAGGATCGGATCGCCGCCACCCGACGGATCGAAGAAGGTGGTGCCGAAGTTGCGATCCATCAGCAGCATGGTGATCGCGCCTGCCAGAACCGGCAGCGACAGCAGGATCAGCCAGGAGGTCACGAAGATCGACCAGGCAAACAGCGGCACCTTGTGCAGCGTCATGCCCGGCGTACGCATGTTGAGGAAGGTCGTGATCATGTTGATCGCGCCGAGGATCGAACTGGCGCCCGAGACGTGCACGGCGAAGATCGCGAGATCCATCGAATAGCCGCCCTCGTTCACGGACAGCGGCGGGTAGAGCACCCAGCCCACGCCCGAACCTGTGCCGCCGCCGCCACCGGGGGCGAGCAGCGAGGCGATCCCGAGCGAGGTGCCCGCGACATAGAGCCAGTAGCTGAGGTTGTTCATCCGCGGGAAGGCCATGTCCGGCGCGCCGATCTGGAGCGGCATGAAATAGTTGCCGAAGCCCCCGAACAGCGCCGGGATGACGACGAAGAACATCATCAGGACGCCGTGATAGGTGATCATCACGTTCCAGAGGTGCCCGTCGGGGGTGCATTCCTCGGCCGAAGCGATGAAGCGCGCGCCCTCGGCGCACATGTATTGCACGCCCGGCTCCATCAGCTCGAGGCGCATGTAAACTGTGAACAGGACCGAGATCAGCCCCACCGCGCCTGCGGTGAAGAGATACAAGATCCCGATATCCTTGTGATTGGTCGACATGAACCAACGGGTAAAGAACCCGCGCGAGTCATGTGCGCCCTCGCCGTGAACGGCTGCGTCCGCCATAGTGATCTCCCATTTCTCCCGTCAGACCCGGGTCTCCCGTCCCTTTGGGCCTGAATGAACGGAGGTTATGAATATTTCGATGGCAGGGCAAGAATTCTGCACACGCAGCCGTGAAAAAATGTCGCAGCTCTGTCAGGTGTGAGTGATCCGTGATCTCGCGCCCTTGGCAGGCTGTGCGAGCGTCGGCGTGGCGCCGCGCGGGCGTTGCGAATCCGCGACGCCGGCACAAAAAAAGCGGACCCCCGAAAGGGTCCGCCAACGAACGCGTGATGCGTTTATGTCGCGATCAGGACGCGGGCGCGTCGGGCGACACTTCTGCCGAACCGAGGTAAGCGGCGATGTCCGCCTGGTCCTTGCGCTGTTTGTAGGCCATGCCCGATTTCGCCTTGGGATCGCCGGTCTGCTCCTCGAGGAACTTCGACGGATCGGTGATGTATTCGGCGAGCAGCTCTTCGGTCCAGACGGCGCCGGTCTCGGCGTATTCCTTGATCCCGTCCTTGTATTTATAGCCATCCACGGATGCGACCTTGCGGCCGATCACGTTGTAGAGGTTCGGGCCGACCTTGCCGCCTTTGTAGATCGCAGTGCCATCGGGGGCGACGATCGAGTGACAGGCCTTGCACCGCTTGAATTCGTTTTTGCCTTTCTCGACGTCCTGCGCAAGCGCGGGGCTCGCAACGGTGACGGCGGTGATCATGGCAATAAGGCTGAGTTTCATCGCGTCTTCCTTGTTCATTTTGAGACGAAGCTCGGGCCCTCCCGACCCGGCTTTCACAGGGCAGTCACGCTGCCTTGAAGGGCGTTCTAACATGCATGATTACCTATGTGTCCACTAAACTTCTGAGGTCGCATTTAGTTTGCTCACAAAAATGCGACAGAATGTCGCACGTAGCGCCAGGTCGAGATCCGCCATTTCGACCGGCAGGCCGAGATCGACGAGGCTCGTCACCCCGTGATCGCGAATCCCGCACGGGACGATTCCCTCGAAATGCGACAGATCGGGCTCCACGTTGATCGAGATGCCGTGGAAGCTGACCCATTTGCGCAGCTTGACCCCGATCGCGGCGATCTTGTCCTCGCGCAGGCTGCCGTCCGCCGCCTTCGGCTTGTCGGGGCGCTGGACCCAGACGCCGACGCGACCGTCGCGAATTTCGCCCTTCACGTTGAACTCGTCGAGCGCGGCGATCACCCAATCCTCGAGCTGGCGCACGAAGCAGCGCACGTCGCGCCCGCGCTTGTTCAGATCGAGCATGACATAGGCGACGCGCTGGCCTGGACCGTGATACGTGTACTGACCGCCGCGCCCGGCCTCGAAGACGGGAAAACGGTCGGGATCGACGAGATCCTCGCGCTTCGCCGAGGTTCCGGCCGTGTAGAGCGGCGGATGTTCGAGAAGCCAGATCATCTCCTCGGCCTCGCCCGCGGCGATCTTGGCCACGCGGTCCTCCATGAAGGCCAGCGCCTCATGATAGGGGACCGGGCTGTCACTTACGCGCCATTCGACCATTTTTAACCTCACCCGCCGGAAAACCTTACCCAGCGTCAATATTCCTTGCCACATCACCGATTCGGGGCGCAAGCTTGACCTATTGGTAAGGTCGCGCACCCCCCGCGCCGGTCCCATTCCGACCGGTCCTGTCGTGCAGAAACATGGAATTTGCGGGGCAACAGGCAAGACCGGAAGTCATTTGATTGGAGGGTTCAGGGATGAAACACAAGTTCGTTCTGGCGGGTCTTGCGCTCGCCGTCGCTACGGGTGGACCGGCAGGGCCGGCGCTGGCGGGCGGCTCGGATATCGTGGGCGGGGTGATCGGCGGGATCATCGGCGGCGCGATCGTGAACGAGGCCAACCGCCA contains:
- the ctaD gene encoding cytochrome c oxidase subunit I produces the protein MADAAVHGEGAHDSRGFFTRWFMSTNHKDIGILYLFTAGAVGLISVLFTVYMRLELMEPGVQYMCAEGARFIASAEECTPDGHLWNVMITYHGVLMMFFVVIPALFGGFGNYFMPLQIGAPDMAFPRMNNLSYWLYVAGTSLGIASLLAPGGGGGTGSGVGWVLYPPLSVNEGGYSMDLAIFAVHVSGASSILGAINMITTFLNMRTPGMTLHKVPLFAWSIFVTSWLILLSLPVLAGAITMLLMDRNFGTTFFDPSGGGDPILYQHILWFFGHPEVYIIILPGFGIISHVIATFSKKPVFGYLPMVYAMVAIGVLGFVVWAHHMYTVGLSLTQQSYFMVATMVIAVPTGVKVFSWIATMWGGSIEFKTPMLWAIGFLFLFTIGGVTGVVLSQAPLDRVYHDTYYVVAHFHYVMSLGAVFAIFAGVYFWIGKMSGRQYPEWAGKLHFWMMFIGSNLIFFPQHFLGRQGMPRRYIDYPEAFATWNYISSIGAFISFASFVFFIGIVFYTLFKGKRVTENNYWNEYADTLEWTLPSPPPEHTFEELPKREDWDHAHAH
- a CDS encoding cytochrome c family protein, producing the protein MKLSLIAMITAVTVASPALAQDVEKGKNEFKRCKACHSIVAPDGTAIYKGGKVGPNLYNVIGRKVASVDGYKYKDGIKEYAETGAVWTEELLAEYITDPSKFLEEQTGDPKAKSGMAYKQRKDQADIAAYLGSAEVSPDAPAS
- the lipB gene encoding lipoyl(octanoyl) transferase LipB, whose amino-acid sequence is MWQGILTLGKVFRRVRLKMVEWRVSDSPVPYHEALAFMEDRVAKIAAGEAEEMIWLLEHPPLYTAGTSAKREDLVDPDRFPVFEAGRGGQYTYHGPGQRVAYVMLDLNKRGRDVRCFVRQLEDWVIAALDEFNVKGEIRDGRVGVWVQRPDKPKAADGSLREDKIAAIGVKLRKWVSFHGISINVEPDLSHFEGIVPCGIRDHGVTSLVDLGLPVEMADLDLALRATFCRIFVSKLNATSEV